In the genome of Nonomuraea sp. NBC_00507, the window CCGCGTATCAACCTTCTGTCACGGGTAAAGAATCCCGCGTGGGGTTCCGCCATCTCCGCCACCGCTGGGTGACGATCGAGGCCATCGGTCGCATCGTGACCCAGCGGTGCGAGGTGTGCGCGAAAACACGGGTGCGAGTGCGGTGACCGCTCAGTCCGGCGCCGGATGGGTGACGCGGCAGCTCCGGTCGGAGGGGCCGAGGATGTTGGCGAGCACCGGGTTGCCGTTCCCGCCGAACCTGGCCTGCACGAACACGACCGGCCTGGCCACCCCGGCGGCCTTCAGATAGGCGAGGCCACGCTTGCACAACGTTATGGCGTGAGGGGAATTGTGCGCCGTTTCCGGTAAATCAGTATAAATCCGCAAATATCCGCCGATGGTGCGAATGTCTTTGAGGCGTTTCAGTGCCTTGTCGTCCGGGCCCCAGTGCGTACGGAAATACTCCGCCGCCCGCCGATCCGTATGCGCCGAGGGCCCGTCGGCGCGGTAGCCATCGGTGTCGTCCATCCCCGGCACCAGGAGCACGGCCTCCTCCGGCCCCTCCTCTGGAGGCGCCGAACCCTCGACCACGTCAGGCGCGGCGGAGCCCGCCACCGCGTCGGGAGTCTCTTCCCGCACAGGGGTCTTGGTCTCCTTCGGCACGGCCTGCTCGATCTCGCGCGCCTTGGCCTGGCCACTCGGCCTCGGGCTCGCCGCCCCCGCCCGGCCCGGCAGCGCCGCGGACGGGCTCGCCTCCACCGCCCGCGCGTGCGGCCCGGGCTGCGCCGGCGACCTGGAAGCCACCGGCGCCCCGCCGAAGGTCCCGCCCGTGCCCAGCAGCCCCGCCACTCCACCGGCCAGCGCCAATGCCCCCAGCGCCAGCCCCCGCCGCACGGCACGGCGATGCCGCCGCCCGTGCCGCGAGCGGCCCGCCGCGTGCCGACCGGCCGGGCGCCGTCCGCGGCCCGGCCCTCCGGATGTCTCCACCCGCCCCTCCTTGCCCCCGTGGAACGTGCCACCACACGTCACATCCCACGAACAAGGGATTTCCCTGATTCTGACAAAGGGGGTAGATCACTTCAGTTGGATCGCCAACTTGGATCCGCCTCTCCCCCCGATCAAGGACGCCGGGCTCGGGTCGGCGGATTACGGCAAGGCGGCGACCAGCTCGCGGACCGGCTTGCGCGCGCCGGTGTAGAACGGGATCTCGACGCGGGTGTGGCGGCGGGCCTGCGCGCCCCGCAGCGTCCGCATCAGGTCGACGATCCGGTGCAGCTCGTCGGCCTCGAACGCCAGCATCCACTCGTAGTCGTTGAGCGAGAAGCAGGCCACGGTGTTGGCCCGCACGTCGGGATAGTCGCGCGCCATCCTGCCGTGCTCGGCCAGCATGGCCCGCCGCTCGGAGTCCTCCAGCAGATACCACTCGTATGAGCGGACGAACGGATAAACGCTCACATACGCCCGCGGCTCCTCCTCCGCGAGGAACGCCGGAATGTGCGACTTGTTGAACTCGGCCGGCCGGTGCAACGCCATCGCCGACCACACGGGCCTGCTGTGCCGCCCGAGCGTGGTGCGGCGGAACCTGGCGTAGACGTCCTGCAGATCCTCGGGCGTGGCCGCGTGCCACCAGAACATGTAGTCGGCGTCGGCCCGCAACCCGGCCACGTCGTAGACCCCCCTGGTCACGACGTCCTTGCCGGCGGCCTGCTCCAGCAACTCCTCGACCTCGCCCGCCAGGCCGTCACGGTCAACGGGACACGGCTCGGTCACCTGGAAGACCGACCACATCGTGTAACGGATCACCTGGTTGAGATCGCGGGCCTTGAGCCGCGGAGCTGCCTCTGTCATGGTTCCTATTCTCCTCGCAGGGACAGGTGGTCGAGAATCCGGGCGGCGGCCGTGCGGGCGGTGCCGACGCAGGCCGGGATGCCGATGCCGTCGTAGGCGGCGCCGCAGACGGCCAGCCCCGGCTCCATCGCGACCGCCGCCCGCACGCGCGCCACCCGATCCAGGTGTCCCACGTTGTACTGCGGCAGCCCGCCGCCCCAGCGCGTCACCCTGCTGTCGACCGGCAGCCCCCGCGCGCCCATCACGTCGGCCATCTCCGCCGTGGCCAGCGACACCAGCTCGGTGTCTTCGCGGTGCAGCAAGTGCTCCTCGCCGATCCTGCCGATCGAGCAGCGCAGGATCACCAGGTCCCCGGCCAGGTGGGGCCACTTCACCGAGCTGAACGTGACCGCCTTGACCGGCCGCCCCTCGACGGGCGGCACCAGGTAGCCGCTGAAGGCGGGCGGCTCGGGGAAGGCGCCCAGCGGGTAAGCGAGCGTGACGATGGCCATGCTGGCGTATTCGATCCTGGCCAGCTCCCCGGCCGCCTTGGGCGCCTCGGCCTTGAGCAGCCGGGCCGCGGCCGGCCCCGGCACCGCGACGATCACCGCGTCGGCTTCGATCGTCTCGGGTCTGGGCACCGGACC includes:
- the hemQ gene encoding hydrogen peroxide-dependent heme synthase; this translates as MTEAAPRLKARDLNQVIRYTMWSVFQVTEPCPVDRDGLAGEVEELLEQAAGKDVVTRGVYDVAGLRADADYMFWWHAATPEDLQDVYARFRRTTLGRHSRPVWSAMALHRPAEFNKSHIPAFLAEEEPRAYVSVYPFVRSYEWYLLEDSERRAMLAEHGRMARDYPDVRANTVACFSLNDYEWMLAFEADELHRIVDLMRTLRGAQARRHTRVEIPFYTGARKPVRELVAALP